Below is a window of Deinococcus multiflagellatus DNA.
TCACGGCCCCCACCACGTAGGCCCCAAAGCCCCCCACGCCCGCGCCGCCCTGGCCGTCTTCCACAAACACGCGCGACTCCATGCGCCGTTTGCCGTCCACCACGTACACCGTGCGCAGCCCCGCTGGCAGGGGGCGCGCGCCAATGGCCGCCCAGCGAGGAGTCTCGATATCAATCAGGTCGCCGCCAAAGGTCGCCAGCCCCAGTTGCCCACTTTCTATGTCCACCGGCCAGGGGTCCAGACGAATCCGCATGGGGCGCATTCTACGCGCCGGGCAGAATGGGTGGGCCGCAAGGTGCCCCGGGCACAAGAAAGCGCCGCCCTGGTCTGGGGGCGGCGCGAGGCAAGGTCTGGGTTTAGCCGTGGTACCCGCTGAGCAGGCGCAGGCCCTCCTCGTCGGTCAGGGTCAGGCAACGGTAGGCGGGGCTCAGCAGACCGTCGTCGCGCATCTCACCGATCAGTTTGCTTACGCTCTCGCGGGTGGCGCCGGTGCCCTCGGCAATCAGTTCGTGGGTGGCGCGCACAAAGCGCGTGCCGTCGGCGTGCTGGCCGCCCAGGGTGCTGTCGGCGAGGTTCAGCAGGTAGCGGGCAATGCGCTCGCGCAGGTCGCCGTCCTGGATGTGCACGCCGTCGGTCATCATGCGCTGCAGCTGCGCGCCCAGGCTGCGGGTCAGGTCCCATAGTTCGCCGGTGCTGAGGTGCTCGGGGTGAATGGGGGTCAGCACCGCGTCGGTCAGTGCCACCACCTGGTGCCCGCGCACCTGCCCCTGCAGGCACTCCTCGCCAAAAATGTCGCCGGGACGGATGTGGCGCACCGTCAGATTCCGGCCCTGGGGGGTCAGGCGCACCGCGCGCATCAGGCCGCTGTCCAGGCGGTAGAGGCTGGGCGCACTGTCGCCCGCGTAGTACAGCGTCTGCCCGCGCCGCACAGTGCGGTGCAGGTCGGCGGGAATGGTCTGGGTGGCGGTGGCAACGTAGGTCATAGGCGCTCCTGAAGGGTGGGCGGGCGGCAGAGGGGGCGGCGAATTGAGCGCACT
It encodes the following:
- a CDS encoding Crp/Fnr family transcriptional regulator, with amino-acid sequence MTYVATATQTIPADLHRTVRRGQTLYYAGDSAPSLYRLDSGLMRAVRLTPQGRNLTVRHIRPGDIFGEECLQGQVRGHQVVALTDAVLTPIHPEHLSTGELWDLTRSLGAQLQRMMTDGVHIQDGDLRERIARYLLNLADSTLGGQHADGTRFVRATHELIAEGTGATRESVSKLIGEMRDDGLLSPAYRCLTLTDEEGLRLLSGYHG